GGAGCAATGGGATATTTTCGCCACCATGCACGGCGGCATACCCAAAGCCGAGCTGGCACAATTTACAGACTACTGGGCAGCCTTTGACGGTTTACAGACGGCTTTATTTACCGATAACGGCACACCTTATGTGCAGCCGAAAACCGACAATCTCAAAGCCGCCATGCAAAGCCACGCCGGCGTGCTGAATTACCAAGCACAATTTGCCCAAAACTTTGCCGATTTTACCGCCAGCTTGGAAACCCTGCTAATTGGGCCGATGGAAACGCTCAACATATCCCAAACTCAGCAACAACTTGCCGAACTCATTCGGAAAAAAGTGCAGGCAATGCCCTTATTGGATTTCTATACCGCCTATCAAAAACTCGATGACCTATGGCGCGCCGATGTGGCAGGCATTGCCGCCGATTTGGAGATGATTCAAACCGAGGGCAAACAGGCAATTAAGCAGGTTGATCCATTTATGGTGCTGAAAAAAGACAGCAAAACCAAAAAAGAAGCCGAAGTACAAGACGGCTGGGTGGGGCATATTCTGCCGTTTGAATTGGTGCAGGCCGTCAAACTGCCGCAGGAATTGGCAAACCTAAAAGCCAAAGAAACCCGCTTGGCAGAAATCACTGCCGAGATGCAAAGCATTTTGGAAAACCTGAGCGAAGAAGAAAAAGCCTGCCCTGCCGTCAATGAAGAAGGCGACGGCTTTATCAATGCCGAAATTCCCAAAGCCTTGCAACAAGAATTGGAATCCGACGGCGTAGAAATCGCCAAAAAAGCCGACTTAAGCAAAGCCATCGACAAACACATATTTGCCGAAGAAAGCCTGGGCGCAAAATTGCAGGCTGCCTATAAGCTGCTTGCCGAAGAAAAAACGCTCAAGGCGGAACTCAAAACCCTATCCGCCGAGCTGCACAGCAAAACCAAAGCCGCCATTGAAGCCCTGGATGATGCCGAAGCCCTCGATTTGCTCCGCCAAAAATGGTTTGTTCCGCTCAATGCGGCGATGTGCAGGCTGCCTGAAAACATGCTGGCGCAATTCAGCCAAAAACTGACCGCACTTTGCGACAAATATGCCGACACCTATCAGCATATCAGCGGGCGCAAACAGGAAAGCGCCGCCGCACTGGCGCAAATGATGGACGAACTCACCGGCAGCGAATTTGATTTGCAGGGCATTGCCGCATGGCAGGCGATTTTGAAAGGCTAAGGGGGCAAAATGAATAAGCAACAAGAGCCACGTTTGCGGTTTAAAGGGTTTACAGAAGAGTGGAAAAATAAAACTTTAGGCGATTTAGGAAGAGTAGAAATGTGTCGCCGTATTTTTAAAGAGCAAACCCAGCCAAGTGGTGAAATTCCCTTTTTTAAAATCGGTACATTTGGACAAGAACCAGACGCATTTATCAGTAGTGAATTATTTGAGGAATATCGCCAGAAATACCCTTATCCTAAACAAGGAGATATTTTAATTTCTGCTGCGGGTACAATTGGCCGAACGGTTGAATTTACAGGGGAGAATGCGTATTTTCAAGATAGCAACATAGTTTGGTTACGTTTTGATGAAAGCCAAATAACTTCAACATTTTTAAATATCACATACCAAAATATTAAATGGGGTTTAGAAGGAAGTACAATCAAGCGGTTATATAACAGTGATTTATTATCCGCAGAAATAACTGTACCTTCCCTTCCTGAACAAACCCACCTCGGTTTGTTTTTCCGTCGCTTAGACAGCCAAATCGCCGAGAGCCGTGCGGTGTTGGAAAAAAGCCGTCAGCTTAAAAAGGCAATGCTGGCAAAAATGTTTCCCGCAAATGGTGAAAAAATACCGCAAATCCGCTTTAAAGGGTTTGAAGGGGAGTGGGAGACATATCAAATTTGTGATTTATTTAGAATTACTCGTGGTAATGTCTTAGCTACGACAAATTTAGTAGATAATAAAAATGAAGATTATTGTTATCCTGTCTATAGTTCACAAACGAAAAATAAAGGTCTGATGGGATATTGGAAACATTACCTGTTTGAAAATGCGATTACTTGGACAACTGATGGAGCAAATGCTGGGGATGTAAATTTTCGTTCAGGGAAATTCTATTGCACAAATGTGTGTGGCGTTCTAATTAATGAAGATGGTTTTGCAAATCAATGTATTGCTGAGATTCTCAATTTAGTTACACACAGCTATGTATCCTATGTTGGAAATCCTAAATTGATGAATAATGTAATGGCTGAAATTCCTATACTTATTCCTCCAACCATCAAAGAACAAACCGCAATCGGTAATTTCTTCCTCCAACTAGACGAAACCATTGCTTTACAGTCGGCAGAGGTCGAAAAATTAAACCGGCTCAAAAAAGGGCTGTTGGCAGCGATGTTGGTGTAGGCAGCGTCCTGCCCATGATTGAGGCCGTCTGAAAAATTGTGGTAGCGCCCTTACGGAGAAAAAGAATGTTCAATAAAGAAGCTGATTTTGAAAACGCACTGATTGCCTTGCTGACCACCAAAAGCTGGGAAAAGGAAGTGTTGCGACATCCTACCGAAGAAGATTTGATTGCCAACTGGCAGGCGCATTTGAATAAAACTAATCAGCACATCGACAAGCTCGATGTACCGTTGATTCGCTCGGAAATGAACCGGATTTTGGAGCAGGTGCAGGCATTGAAAACGCCTTATGCGCTAAACGGCTTTATCAACGGCAAAACGGTGGCAATCAAGCGTGAAAATGAGGCAAGTCGTCATTTTGGCAAGGAAGTGTCGCTGGATATTTTTGACCGTGAGGAAATTTCTGCCGGCAAAAGCCGCTATCAAATTGCCCAGCAGCCCCATTTCACCCCTCGTTCTGATTTATACCCCAAGCAGCGCGGCGATTTGATGCTGTTAATCAACGGTATGCCGATGTTTCATATTGAGTTGAAACGCTCAGGCGTGCCCATCAGCCAAGCAACCAATCAAATTGAGCGATACCATAAGGCAGGCGCGTTTTCGGGTATTTTTAGTCTGGTGCAGGTGTTTGTGGCGATGACGCCGGAAGAATGCCGCTATTTTGCCAATACCGGCGGTCGATTAAATCCGGCGTTTTACTTCCGTTGGGCGGATTTCAATAATGTGTATATGAACGATTGGGATAAGGTGGCGACGCATTTCCTCTCGATTCCGATGGCGCACCAGTTTATCGGGGATTACACCATTGCCGATGCGAAAGACGAACAGCTGAAAGTGTTGCGCAGCTATCAGTATTATGCAGTTAACAAGATTGCCGACACGGTGGCAAAAACCGATTGGACGGCGGGCAATCAGCGCGGCGGCTATATTTGGCATACCACAGGCTCGGGAAAAACGATGTCGAGTTTTAAATCGGCGCAGTTAATCAGCCGCCGCAAAGATGCGGATAAGGTGATTTTCTTGCTCGACCGTATTGAGCTGGGCAAGCAATCGCTGGAGGAATATCAGAATTTTGCCGACAGTAAAGATGATGTACAGGCAACGGAAAACACCGCCATTTTGCTCGCCAAGCTGAAAAGTAAACAAGACCGCGACCGCCTAATCGTTACGTCCATCCAGAAAATGAGCAATATCAAGGCGGAAGAAGGAGTCAATGAGGCGGACATCGAGCAAATCAGCGGCAAGCGGCTGGTGTTTATTATTGATGAAGCCCACCGCACCACCTTTGGCGATATGTTGCTCACCATTAAGCACACCTTCCCCAATGCGCTTTTCTTCGGCTTTACCGGCACGCCGATTGAAGAAGAAAACGCTAAGAAAAGTTCAACCACTGCTACGGTTTTCGGCAATGAATTGCACCGCTATTCCATTGCAGACGGCATTCGCGATGAGAACGTGCTGGGTTTTCACCCCTTCCATATCCGCACCTTCAAAGACAGCGATTTACGCAGATCTGTCGCTTTGCAAGAAGCTAAAGCGGCAGATGAAAGCGAAGTATTTGCCGATGACCAAAAGAAAAAAATCTACAATCAATTTATGAACAATGTGCCGATGGCGGGAGAATATACTTCAGACGGCAAATATCAAAAAGGCATTGAAGATTATATACCCAATGTGCAATATCAAACGCCGGAACATGTGAATGCAGTGATCGACGACATGCTGGAAAATTGGCAACGCCTCAGCCAAGGCAAAAAATATCATGCCATTTTTGCCACCGGCTCTATTCCCGAAGCGGTCAATTATTACCGCCTGATTAAAGCCAAAAATTCCGGGCTGAAGCTGACCGCACTTTTCGATCCGAATATTCTTAACGATGGGCAAGGCAACGATAAGGAAGAATGGATTGCCGAAATTTTGAATGATTACAACGCCCAGTTCGGCACAAGTTTCGGCTACGCCACTTATTCCCGATTTAAAACAGATTTGTCAGACAGGTTGTCGCATATCAATGCGTATAAGAGAATCAAGCCCGACGAGCAGCTGGATTTGTTGATTGTGGTTGATCAGATGCTGACGGGCTTCGACAGTAAATGGCTCAATACACTCTATTTAGACAAAATTTTGGATTACGCC
This genomic interval from Neisseria flavescens contains the following:
- a CDS encoding restriction endonuclease subunit S encodes the protein MNKQQEPRLRFKGFTEEWKNKTLGDLGRVEMCRRIFKEQTQPSGEIPFFKIGTFGQEPDAFISSELFEEYRQKYPYPKQGDILISAAGTIGRTVEFTGENAYFQDSNIVWLRFDESQITSTFLNITYQNIKWGLEGSTIKRLYNSDLLSAEITVPSLPEQTHLGLFFRRLDSQIAESRAVLEKSRQLKKAMLAKMFPANGEKIPQIRFKGFEGEWETYQICDLFRITRGNVLATTNLVDNKNEDYCYPVYSSQTKNKGLMGYWKHYLFENAITWTTDGANAGDVNFRSGKFYCTNVCGVLINEDGFANQCIAEILNLVTHSYVSYVGNPKLMNNVMAEIPILIPPTIKEQTAIGNFFLQLDETIALQSAEVEKLNRLKKGLLAAMLV
- a CDS encoding type I restriction endonuclease subunit R encodes the protein MFNKEADFENALIALLTTKSWEKEVLRHPTEEDLIANWQAHLNKTNQHIDKLDVPLIRSEMNRILEQVQALKTPYALNGFINGKTVAIKRENEASRHFGKEVSLDIFDREEISAGKSRYQIAQQPHFTPRSDLYPKQRGDLMLLINGMPMFHIELKRSGVPISQATNQIERYHKAGAFSGIFSLVQVFVAMTPEECRYFANTGGRLNPAFYFRWADFNNVYMNDWDKVATHFLSIPMAHQFIGDYTIADAKDEQLKVLRSYQYYAVNKIADTVAKTDWTAGNQRGGYIWHTTGSGKTMSSFKSAQLISRRKDADKVIFLLDRIELGKQSLEEYQNFADSKDDVQATENTAILLAKLKSKQDRDRLIVTSIQKMSNIKAEEGVNEADIEQISGKRLVFIIDEAHRTTFGDMLLTIKHTFPNALFFGFTGTPIEEENAKKSSTTATVFGNELHRYSIADGIRDENVLGFHPFHIRTFKDSDLRRSVALQEAKAADESEVFADDQKKKIYNQFMNNVPMAGEYTSDGKYQKGIEDYIPNVQYQTPEHVNAVIDDMLENWQRLSQGKKYHAIFATGSIPEAVNYYRLIKAKNSGLKLTALFDPNILNDGQGNDKEEWIAEILNDYNAQFGTSFGYATYSRFKTDLSDRLSHINAYKRIKPDEQLDLLIVVDQMLTGFDSKWLNTLYLDKILDYANLIQAFSRTNRLCDKTDKPFGLIRYYRKPHTMQRNIERAVKLYSGDRPMGLFVDNLDKVIDKMNVCFADIADIFKWAGLEDFSKNPNDTTSCAKFVKLFNQLNEHLQAARLLGFSWEKSSYNVVQEDDSVITATLNFDQESYDKLLARYKDLFKESPSNGGGSDDVPFDLRSHINEIETDKIDQNYMNARFEKWLKTIGGIEEAAALEELHHSFATLSKEDQKFAELFLHDVQSGDIKLDSDLALSDYITTYKQKDANDKVLKIIKNLGLDGDLLRALLARKYTGENLDLGRLNDLKETVDREKAKVYFNEERIFYLNIRIDEFLRELITR